Proteins from one Marinitoga sp. 1197 genomic window:
- a CDS encoding OAM dimerization domain-containing protein, producing MSGGLYSTEKKDFDKTLNLKAIKPYGDTMNDGKTQLSFTLPVPDGDEAVEAAKQLMKKMGFEEPMVVYHKELTKGFTFIIAYGSCTHTVDYTSIHVPKVESTTWSMEETDEFIEKNIGRKIRVIGACIGTDAHTVGIDAIMNMKGYAGHYGLERYKMFETLNMGSQVPPEEFVAKAIEFDADVLLVSQIVTQKNIHIKHLTELVELLEAEGIRDKVILIAGGPRITHELVKEIGYDAGFGANTYADDVASYIAQEMHKRQQEKKQGGKKE from the coding sequence ATGAGTGGAGGATTATATTCTACAGAGAAAAAAGATTTTGATAAAACATTAAATTTAAAAGCAATAAAACCATATGGAGACACAATGAATGATGGGAAAACACAGCTTAGCTTTACATTGCCGGTACCAGATGGTGATGAAGCAGTAGAAGCTGCAAAACAATTGATGAAAAAAATGGGTTTTGAAGAACCTATGGTAGTTTATCATAAAGAATTAACAAAAGGTTTCACATTTATAATTGCATATGGAAGTTGTACCCATACGGTTGATTATACCTCGATACATGTGCCAAAAGTAGAATCGACAACATGGTCAATGGAAGAAACAGATGAATTTATTGAAAAGAATATAGGAAGAAAAATTAGAGTAATAGGTGCATGTATAGGAACAGATGCTCATACTGTTGGTATAGATGCAATAATGAATATGAAAGGATATGCAGGACATTACGGATTAGAGAGATACAAAATGTTTGAAACATTAAATATGGGAAGTCAAGTTCCGCCCGAAGAATTTGTGGCTAAAGCAATAGAGTTTGATGCTGATGTATTACTTGTTTCTCAAATAGTTACACAAAAAAATATTCACATAAAACATCTTACAGAGTTAGTAGAATTATTAGAAGCAGAAGGTATAAGAGACAAAGTAATATTAATAGCAGGCGGACCAAGAATAACTCATGAATTAGTGAAAGAAATAGGTTATGATGCAGGATTTGGTGCTAACACATATGCGGATGATGTAGCTTCATATATAGCTCAGGAAATGCATAAAAGACAACAAGAAAAAAAACAAGGAGGTAAAAAAGAATGA
- the fabG gene encoding 3-oxoacyl-[acyl-carrier-protein] reductase, which produces MRLEGKVCIVTGGARGLGKAMVEKFAKEGAKKVYACDLNEEALKELEKEYKNVKGYKLSVTDRKAIEEFKEKVIKEEGKVDVLVNNAGITRDALIQKMSEEDWDMVIDVNLKGVFNMTQQFGPEMIKAGKGSIINISSVVGIYGNIGQTNYAATKGGVIAMTKTWAKEFARKGAQVRVNAIAPGFIKTPMTKDLPEKVIEIVKNKTTLQRMGEPEEIANAALFLASDESSFITGHILSVDGGLVL; this is translated from the coding sequence ATGAGATTAGAAGGAAAAGTATGTATAGTAACAGGGGGAGCAAGAGGATTAGGAAAAGCCATGGTGGAAAAATTTGCAAAAGAAGGAGCTAAAAAAGTATATGCATGTGATTTAAATGAAGAAGCATTAAAAGAATTAGAAAAGGAATATAAAAATGTGAAAGGTTATAAATTAAGCGTAACAGACAGAAAAGCAATAGAGGAATTTAAAGAAAAAGTAATAAAAGAAGAAGGAAAAGTTGATGTATTAGTAAATAATGCAGGAATAACAAGAGATGCATTAATACAGAAAATGAGTGAAGAAGATTGGGATATGGTAATAGATGTAAACTTAAAAGGTGTATTTAACATGACACAACAATTTGGACCAGAAATGATAAAAGCGGGTAAAGGATCAATAATAAACATATCATCAGTAGTTGGAATATATGGAAACATAGGACAAACAAACTATGCGGCAACAAAGGGTGGAGTAATAGCAATGACAAAAACATGGGCAAAAGAATTTGCAAGAAAAGGAGCACAGGTAAGGGTAAATGCAATAGCACCAGGATTTATAAAAACACCAATGACAAAAGATTTGCCAGAAAAAGTAATAGAAATAGTAAAAAACAAAACAACATTACAAAGAATGGGAGAACCAGAAGAAATAGCAAATGCGGCATTATTTCTCGCAAGTGATGAATCGAGTTTCATAACAGGTCATATACTTAGTGTAGATGGTGGATTGGTATTATAA